The following coding sequences lie in one Phlebotomus papatasi isolate M1 unplaced genomic scaffold, Ppap_2.1 HiC_scaffold_53, whole genome shotgun sequence genomic window:
- the LOC129809256 gene encoding J domain-containing protein-like: FDVDILQEAKEILCDPEKRANYDKWRRSGISISYKNWVGMKEHVHQSMHWSTPKTKDRMLPDGASASSGLSAGVPNPAHRRASEGGAALYYGSRKQEWGSENPSEVVNKFRNYEI; the protein is encoded by the exons TTTGACGTTGACATATTGCAGGAAGCAAAGGAGATTCTCTGCGATCCTGAAAAACGTGCCAATTACGATAAGTGGCGCCGCAGTGGAATTTCAATCAGCTACAAGAATTGGGTGGGAATGAAGGAACACGTTCATCAg TCAATGCATTGGTCCACGCCGAAGACTAAGGATCGTATGCTGCCGGATGGGGCATCAGCATCCAGTGGATTGTCTGCCGGTGTCCCGAATCCGGCTCATCGACGTGCTTCTGAGGGTGGAGCAGCCCTCTACTATGGCAGTCGCAAGCAGGAATGGGGCTCAGAGAATCCCAGTGAAGTCGTCAATAAATTCAGAaattacgaaatttaa